CGCTGGTGGTGGCAGCTACGGGCCCTGGCTTGTCACCGCATGCGGCAAGCACCAGGCTCAGGCCGAGAGCAGGTAGCACGGAGATGAAGCGTCGCATCAAGTCGCCTCTTTGACGGTTTGAGTTGTAGGTGACGATAGCCAAGCCGGCAGAACCTGCTTCCAGCGCCCACCGACGTTTACAAAGACTGGTCGTCCACCTTGACCAGCATCCAGCAGGGGCGCTGCGCGAAGTGGTAGACCTGCTGATCGCCGGTGTCCGGTGTGCGGACCAGTACCTGGCGGCCATCGGCTTCTTCGGAAATCGTGACCTCGCGGCCGCCGTTGCGGGCTGCCTCCAGGTTCGGGATGACAGGCCATTCGACCTTGGCAAGCGGAACCGTGCGGGTGACCGGGGTGGGCTCGGGCTGTGCGTCCGGGTCGAGTTGGATCATCGTCAGCGGATCGGCCGTGGCTTTTTCCTGTACCGCAATGTCTGCACTGAAGCTTTTCAGAAACGCAGAGAAGTCGGCGCTGGGACAGGTTGTCGCCTGCGCGGGCGTTGCCGGAACGGTGGCGGATGCCGACGCTGCAGGTGCTGCATTCGCAGCAGGTGTCGCAGCGCCGGCTGGCTCAGCCTGCGGCTTGCAGGCAACCAGTGCCAGGCTCAGTGCGAGAGCGTGCAGGGACGTTCGGAAAAGGGCCAATGGATCCTCCTGATCATAGCGGGCAAGCTGGAGCGCGGGCGGGATGTTATACGCGCGCTGCTTGCCGATGTGTGAAGGCTTGCGGAGCGTGGGTTGCACAAACTGGCCGGCATGCGGCAGGCCAATGTCCTCACAGAACAAGCAGCCTGACGGTGGCCCCGGGGCTCGGGTGAGTCCGCGGCCGTTGATTGCTGTCAGCAAAGCCAGGTTATCTCGATCGAGCCTGTGCAAAGATCATCATGCTTTGATCATGGTTTTGGCCGGAAATTTATCCGGTATGGCGCGGCTGACTATATCCCGTTTGAAAATACATCGAGTGCATCCGCACCCACCCATCCCTGTGCGCAGTCGCCGACATACTGGCCTGGGGCAGCGGCATGGCAGCTCCCGCCAGTGGCGCTCTTCGAACGTTGGATCGGCCTGTCACCATATGTTCGGCATGCCGGGTTGTTTTTGCATCCGGCAACACTGTCTGCAGGAATCGCAATGACGTAGTAATACAGTGGATTCTGTCCGGCGCGGCCGATCGCTTGAATGCAGACGAGCTGGCCCTGCGCCAGCCTGGCTCTGGCGACCACGCTACTGCCAGTGGTCGGCACCGCATCAAGTACATCCACCCCGCTTGCCTGCGCCACGCCGGCAAACAAGCCCGCATCGTCACACGCAGGCGAGAGCTCCACGTCGTAGAAATCGCCGGCATCGACATTTCCGGCCGTGCAGCCTTTTGCCATGTTCGCATCGGCACACTGCACGCCGCTTGCCTGTAGCAACGTCGCAAGCCGGTCATTGAGGGAAGCGCCAGAAGAAGCCGGTGCGCGCGTTGCTGCAGGCGCCGATGCCGATGCCGTCGATGTGACTGGCGGCGTGGCAGCGGGGGCTGATTCGCCGGCGCTGCACGCGCTCACTGCAAGCAGCCCGGGCAGCAGTGCGTTGCGTAACGCCGGCAATCTGCGGAATGAAAAATGTGAGAGTGCCATCGCGACTTCCTTGGCTAACAGATCTCGTCAGGTGCGTCCTTCAGCGCTCAAGAAAGAGCGCTGCCCGCCATTGCTGCTTTAGTACAGCCTCAAAGCCTCGGGAGTGGGGCCTTGAATCAATCGACCGAAATACCCGCCAGCCTCTGCAACGCCTCGGCATATTTCGCACGCGTGCGTTCGATTACATCCGCCGGCAGGCGCGGGCCCGGTGCGGTCTTGCCCCAGTCCAGCGTCTCCAGATAATCGCGCACGAACTGCTTGTCGTAGCTCGGCGGGCTGGTGCCCAGCTCGTACTGGTCGGCGGGCCAATAGCGCGACGAATCCGGGGTCAGCATCTCGTCCATGATGTACAGGCGGCCATCGGCGTCGGTGCCGAATTCGAACTTGGTGTCGGCCAGCAAAATGCCGCGTTCGGCGGCAAAATCGGCGGCGAAACGATAGATGCGCAAGGTGGCATCGCGCACGCGCTCGGCCAGCTCGGCGCCGACGGTCTTGACCATCGCATCGAAGTCGATGTTCTCGTCATGGTCGCCGACCGCAGCCTTGGTCGAAGGGGTAAAGATCGGCTCGGGTAGTTTCTCGGCCTGGCGCAGGCCATCGGGCAATTCGATGCCGCTGATCTTGCCGGTGCGCTGATAGTCCTTCCAGCCGCTGCCGATCAGATAGCCGCGTGCGATCGCTTCCACCGGCACCGGCTTGAGCTTGCGCGTGACCACCGCGCGCTTGGCGTACAGCGCCGGATCCACGCCCTCAGGCAGCACCTGCTCGACGCGGATGTCCACCAGATGGTTGGGCATCAGGTGTTCGGTCTTGTGGAACCAGAAGTTGGACACCTGGCAGAGCATTTCGCCCTTGCCGGGAATCGGGTCGGGCAGCACCACGTCGAACGCAGACAGGCGGTCGGTGGCCACCATCAACAGATAGTCGCCGGGGGGCGCATCGGCGGGCAGGCGGTCGCGGGGAATGTCGAAGACATCGCGGACCTTGCCACGGTGGCGCAACGGCAGGCCGGGGAGATCGGATTGCAACAGCGTGGTCGACACAGGCACTCCTAAGGACGTCGCAATGACGCTGTCCCCAGGACCCGGCGGGCCCGCGGGTAGGCAGCGGGCCGCGTAGTGTACGGTGCTTCGCGGCGCCCCGCTGCACGCAGTGGCTGGCAGGCGTTGCACTGCCAGCTGGCGGCCATGGCCGCTATGCCCAACCGGCAGGGCCGACGGCCGCACCCGGGTGTCAGGCACGCTGCCGCTGGCATGCGGCGCGTCGCAAACCTACCCGGTACTTCGCCCATGAGCGCCTCGCACGCCGATCGACAGCCAAGCCACACAGGGCTTCGGGTAAAATCGCCGGCCCGCCTCTTTGGCTGCCGATCGCCCCCATGTCCTGGTACGGAAAATTGCTCGGCGCACTTGCCGGCGCCTTGCTGTTCCGCGGGGCGCCGCTGATCGGGGTGATGATCGGCCTGGCGATCGGGCATGCGGTGGATGCGGGCTGGTTCAAGCGCCGCGAAGAGAACCCGTACGAGGCACTGGGCCTGGAAGCAGACGCCACCAAAGCCGAGATCGACCTGGCCTATCGCCGCCTGATGTCGCGCTACCACCCCGACAAGGTGGCCAACGCCAGCCCGGAAGACCGCCGGCAGGCCGAAAAGAAGGCCAGCCAGATCAACGCCGCCTACGACCGCATCCAGCGGCAGCGCAAGCGCTGAGCTCTGACGGAGAGCGGGGCAACGGACCGTAGCAGGATCATCAGATCAATGCGGGGCTGCCTGATCCCATTTGCCCAACATCGGGTGTGCGTTGCTGAGCCATCCTCAGCATCTGACGCCGCGCATTGCGGGCACAGCCTCGCCCATAGGCCTGGCTCTCTCGGGCCAGAACTGCAGGAATGGAGGAACAGGCCTTGGAACAGTCCCTGAAAGAGACCGCGACTAGGCCTTGAATGCGCCGAATCAAACGAAAACCCGATGCGCGCATCGCTTGGCGAAGGCGCGTTCCAGAACCGACCCCGCAACAGTCGGCGAGGTCTTGCATAAACGCCCAGGAACCTAGAGATTCCCGGGCGCATATGAGGCGAATATGTCACCCAGGGCCGAGCCCTCAGGCCAGGCCCTTTCGCCGGATCAGAAGCGGTAGCTGGCGGTCAGGCGGATCGCATTGGACGAAAAATCCGTGTCCGTACGGCGCAGGTCGGTGCCGGCCGGGTTCACGCGCAGGAACGGGTTGGTCGCCGGGGCGGTGCCCGGGCCGACACGCACGCGGGTGTCTTCGTCCTGCAGGCGGGTGAACAGATATTCCACGCCCACCGAGACATGGTCGCTCAAGCGACGCTGCAGCCCGATGCCGGCCTGGTAACCGTTGGCACTGTCGCCACCGCTGCCGGTGAAGCTGTTGGCGGTGTTGCTGCTGGCAAAGCTGTGGTCGAACTCGCCGCGTGCCACGCCGGCGGTGACATACGCCAGGTAGTCGCCCTGTGCGCCGAACGCATAGCCCACGCGCCCGCGCAGCGCGGCGGTGCGATTGAGCTGGCGGGTAAAGGTGTACAGCGCCGGTGTGGTGCTGAAGGCGCTGACGCTGTCGCGCAGGTCGTTACGGGTGTATTCGGCCACCACGCCGTAGACCCAGTCGCCCACCTGCCAGTCGTAGCCGGCGCGCACGCCGTACTCGGCGCCGCCCTTGTCCTTGCTGCACCCGCTCGCCGGTGTGCGCCCGGCCGCAGCGCCACCGCAGAAGCCCGGCGAAAACGCATCCGCCCCGGTGGCGGTGCTGACCTGGTCGCCGTCGCGGCCGTCCAGGTTGGTATCGAAGCCGAAACGGCCGCCGGACACGCCGGCCGGGTCGGCGCCGCCCACATTGGCCCCCAGCGAGAAGCCGGACCAGTCAGCGGGGCCGGATTGCGCCCAGGCCGAGGGGGCCAGGGCAAATAGAACGAGGGCAGCGGAAGCGAGCGGGGTGGTTTTCATGCGGTTTCCTTCATCTGGCGCGGCGCGCCGGTCCTTCACCCTACGCGCTGGCGTCCGCTGCGGATGCACTGACAATCGCTTTTTGGGAAGCGGTTGCGGATTTGGAAGACCTGCCAGGCAGCGGCTCTGGCCGATCGAGTGCAATACCGCCGGTGTTGGCTGCGCCAGGCGCCCATCGCCGGCAGCCAACGCCAAGCCGGCCCGAAGCTCCACCGCACGCCCGCTTGCAGAGCAGCTGCCGCCGCGCTCGGCTTTCCTCGCCGCGCCACGGTTGCGACAATGGGGCTCCTGCATTTTCCCGAGCTGCCCATGCAACCGACGGCGATCGCCCCGTCCATCCTGTCTGCCGATTTCGCCCGCCTGGGCGAGGAAGTGGACAACGTCCTGAAGGCCGGTGCCGACTGGGTGCACTTCGACGTGATGGACAACCACTACGTGCCCAACCTGACCATCGGCCCGATGGTCTGCCAGGCGCTGCGCAAGCACGGCATCACTGCACCGATCGACGTGCACCTGATGGTCGAACCGGTGGACCGCCTCGTGCCGGACTTCGCCGATGCCGGCGCCACCACCATCAGCTTCCATCCCGAAGCCAGCCGCCACGTGCACCGCACGATCCAGC
The nucleotide sequence above comes from Xanthomonas campestris pv. campestris str. ATCC 33913. Encoded proteins:
- a CDS encoding phosphoribosylaminoimidazolesuccinocarboxamide synthase, giving the protein MSTTLLQSDLPGLPLRHRGKVRDVFDIPRDRLPADAPPGDYLLMVATDRLSAFDVVLPDPIPGKGEMLCQVSNFWFHKTEHLMPNHLVDIRVEQVLPEGVDPALYAKRAVVTRKLKPVPVEAIARGYLIGSGWKDYQRTGKISGIELPDGLRQAEKLPEPIFTPSTKAAVGDHDENIDFDAMVKTVGAELAERVRDATLRIYRFAADFAAERGILLADTKFEFGTDADGRLYIMDEMLTPDSSRYWPADQYELGTSPPSYDKQFVRDYLETLDWGKTAPGPRLPADVIERTRAKYAEALQRLAGISVD
- a CDS encoding J domain-containing protein, giving the protein MSWYGKLLGALAGALLFRGAPLIGVMIGLAIGHAVDAGWFKRREENPYEALGLEADATKAEIDLAYRRLMSRYHPDKVANASPEDRRQAEKKASQINAAYDRIQRQRKR
- a CDS encoding outer membrane protein is translated as MKTTPLASAALVLFALAPSAWAQSGPADWSGFSLGANVGGADPAGVSGGRFGFDTNLDGRDGDQVSTATGADAFSPGFCGGAAAGRTPASGCSKDKGGAEYGVRAGYDWQVGDWVYGVVAEYTRNDLRDSVSAFSTTPALYTFTRQLNRTAALRGRVGYAFGAQGDYLAYVTAGVARGEFDHSFASSNTANSFTGSGGDSANGYQAGIGLQRRLSDHVSVGVEYLFTRLQDEDTRVRVGPGTAPATNPFLRVNPAGTDLRRTDTDFSSNAIRLTASYRF